A genomic region of Miscanthus floridulus cultivar M001 chromosome 3, ASM1932011v1, whole genome shotgun sequence contains the following coding sequences:
- the LOC136546504 gene encoding protein PIN-LIKES 3-like, protein MDLVELFVTACVPVFNMLLVAGVGSFLATDFAGILSKEARKHLNNVVFYVFSPSLVAIYLAKTITMESLAKLWFLPVNVLLGFTFGLFFGWIVVRVTRAPAKQRGLILGCCSAGNLGNIFLIIIPALCKEKGSPFGAPDVCQNLGLAYSSLSMAIGAIFLWSIVYNIVRVTSNVTQGDDNAQTNETKVLNSGNATATIAEENCSTSNDCTNECTLPLLSTRIVPAKNKEPMLKRARKFLSSISEAVDLKKLFAPSTIAVIVGFIIGGTPLIRNAIIGDNAPLRVLQESSELIGGGAIPSITLIMGANLLNGVRGRASVPPSVIAGVIVVRYILLPLLGTALVKGAVRLGLIQPDPLYQFILHLQYAVPPALNIGTIMQLFGVGESECSVIFVWVYALATVAVTIWSAFFMWMLS, encoded by the exons ATGGATCTCGTAGAACTCTTCGTCACAGCATGTGTTCCGGTCTTTAACATGCTTCTGGTAGCCGGTGTTGGGTCGTTTTTAGCAACTGATTTTGCTGGCATACTAAGCAAAGAAGCAAGAAAACATTTAAATAAT GTAGTATTTTATGTATTCAGTCCCTCCCTTGTTGCAATCTATTTGGCAAAAACAATCACCATGGAAAGCTTGGCTAAACT GTGGTTTTTGCCAGTAAATGTTCTTCTTGGTTTTACCTTTGGTTTATTCTTTGGATGGATTGTGGTAAGAGTTACAAGAGCACCTGCCAAGCAAAGAGGCCTCATTTTGGGTTGTTGTTCTGCTG GCAATTTGGGCAATATTTTTCTCATTATCATTCCAGCTCTTTGCAAAGAGAAAGGAAGCCCATTTGGAGCACCTGATGTTTGTCAGAATCTTGGACTAGCATATTCTTCACTCTCAATGGCT ATCGGTGCCATTTTCCTATGGTCTATTGTGTATAATATTGTTCGTGTCACATCAAACGTGACGCAAGGAGATGACAATGCTCAAACAAATGAAACGAAAGTGTTAAATTCAGGAAATGCTACAGCAACTATTGCAGAAGAGAACTGCTCCACCTCAAATGATTGCACCAATGAATGTACACTCCCTTTGTTATCGACGAGAATAGTTCCTGCTAAAAATAAG GAACCAATGTTGAAGAGAGCACGAAAGTTCTTATCATCAATTTCTGAAGCAGTTGACTTGAAGAAACTCTTTGCTCCTTCAACCATTGCAGTG ATTGTCGGCTTCATAATTGGAGGAACACCTCTGATCAGAAATGCTATAATTGGCGACAACGCTCCACTTCGTGTCCTACAGGAATCGTCTGAATTGATAGG TGGAGGAGCAATTCCATCCATCACATTGATAATGGGAGCAAACCTTCTGAACG GAGTACGGGGCAGGGCAAGTGTTCCACCGTCGGTGATAGCCGGCGTCATAGTTGTGAGATACATTCTGCTTCCGCTGCTCGGCACCGCGCTGGTGAAGGGAGCAGTCCGGCTGGGCCTCATCCAGCCAGACCCCCTTTACCAGTTCATCCTCCATCTGCAGTATGCCGTGCCACCCGCATTGAACATCG GGACTATAATGCAGCTGTTTGGCGTCGGGGAGAGCGAGTGCTCGGTGATCTTCGTCTGGGTGTACGCGCTCGCCACCGTCGCCGTGACCATCTGGTCCGCCTTCTTCATGTGGATGCTGTCGTGA
- the LOC136546505 gene encoding splicing factor U2af small subunit A-like, translating to MAEHLASIFGTEKDRVNCPFYFKIGACRHGDRCSRLHNKPSISPTLLLCNMYQRPDMITPGVDAQGNPIDPERIQEDFEDFYEDIFEELSKHGEIESLHVCDNLADHMIGNVYVQFREEEQAARALQALQGRYYSGRPIIAEFSPVTDFREATCRQFEEHSCNRGGYCNFMHVKQVGRDLRRKLFGHLHRSHRSHSRGSRSPSPYRRRGSSSRSRDRDDDHDYYYYNYRSVSRRSSERHRSHDSDGSRRRRGRSRSRSRSSLREGSEERRAKIEQWNREREAAQV from the coding sequence ATGGCTGAGCATCTCGCGTCCATCTTTGGCACGGAGAAGGACCGCGTGAACTGCCCCTTCTACTTCAAGATCGGCGCGTGCCGCCACGGCGATCGGTGCTCTCGCCTGCACAACAAGCCGTCCATCTCCCCGACGCTGCTGCTGTGCAATATGTACCAGCGGCCGGACATGATCACCCCGGGCGTGGACGCGCAGGGCAACCCCATCGACCCGGAGCGGATCCAGGAGGACTTCGAGGACTTCTACGAGGACATCTTCGAGGAGCTGAGCAAGCACGGCGAGATCGAGAGCCTCCACGTCTGCGACAACCTCGCGGACCACATGATCGGGAACGTGTACGTGCAGTTCCGCGAGGAGGAGCAGGCGGCCCGCGCCCTGCAGGCGCTGCAGGGCCGCTACTACTCGGGCCGCCCCATCATCGCCGAGTTCTCGCCGGTGACGGACTTCCGGGAGGCCACCTGCCGTCAGTTCGAGGAGCACAGCTGCAACCGCGGCGGATACTGCAACTTCATGCACGTCAAGCAGGTCGGCCGCGACCTGCGGCGGAAGCTGTTCGGCCACCTGCATCGCTCCCACCGGAGCCACAGCCGGGGCAGCCGCAGCCCGAGCCCGTACCGCCGCCGCGGTAGCTCGTCCAGGTCCAGGGACCGCGACGATGACCATGACTATTACTACTACAATTACCGTAGCGTCAGCCGCAGGAGCAGCGAGAGACACCGCAGCCACGACAGCGACGGGAGCCGCCGTCGGCGCGGGCGGTCGAGGAGCCGGAGCAGGAGCTCGTTGAGGGAAGGCAGCGAGGAGCGGAGGGCGAAGATTGAGCAGTGGAACCGCGAGCGGGAGGCAGCGCAGGTGTGA